A region of the Desulfuribacillus alkaliarsenatis genome:
TTATATGACAGATCACTAGTCATAAAGGTTTTAAATTCTAATGCTTTTTTGTCCATATAATCAAACATAACTTGTCTAGCAAGCTCTTCCTTGCTACCAAAATAATTATATATACTAACCTTTGAAACATTAGCTTTTTCAGCTATATCAGTAATTTTCACAGCAGCAAATCCATCTTTTGCAAAAAGTGTAAACGCTGCAGATAAAATATCTTTCATTTTTTCTTGCCTTCGCAATTCAAAACCATTCATATATTTCACCTCAAATTTATTATATCAAAAATTTGAACTGAATCAATAAATTAGTTCATATTTATATTGACAAATATATATGTCGGATATATTATGAACTTCTAGTGATGAATAGTTCATATAATTTTTTGAAAAAAGCCGAAGTTAAAGGTGATATAGAACAACGAAATAAGCTAGCGCAGGAGTTGTAAACCCATGCATCATAAAAAAGCAAATACATTAAAAAGGAGAAGGAGAGCTATGATTATAGTTGGTACTATTTTTTTAACGATTTTAGCAGGATTAACAATTTGGATTTTAATAGCAGGTCCAAAACTCCCGCCAGAAACGGACGCTATTATTGATGAGGTACTAAATAATGAGTTACCCGAACTATTTGTGGGTAAAACAGGTGTTGTTACATCAGATGGTTTGGATATTTGGTATGAGTGTATTTCTCCTGAAGGTCAGTCGAAAGGGACTGTTTTGCTTAACATTGGAATGGGAGGCAGTGCTTTAGATTGGCCTCCAAAATTTGTGCGGGAATTTGTTGACTCCGGCTATCAAGTAATTCGTTACGACCAAAGAGGAACAGGGATGTCTGATTGGGTTGCTGATTGGGATAATAAAAATCCATATTCGTTAGTAGATATGGCAGGAGATGCTGTTGCGGTACTAGATTCGCTTGAAATAAATGAAGCACATATTGTTGGTCTGTCTATGGGAGGAATGATATCCCAAGAAATTGCTATCAATCATCCTGATAGGGTTACCACTCTTACGCTGATGTTGACAACGGGTCATCATATAGATCCTGAATTACCAGGACTAACCTCACGTTACTTTATTAGTTCTATGGTAAAGGGAATTCCATTTTTAAAGTATCGTATAGCAGGCGGTGAGAAAAATTTGATTAAGGGACGGATTGCGCAAACAATTAGTGGGTTAGGATATGACGTTGACATCAAAGAAATTGCTGAGGTGGCTTTATATGATCTTCGAAAGCGAAAGGGTTTTAACTTTAAGGGAGTATTACAACATAGAAAAGCTGTGGACGTTACCCCATCACGATATGAAAAACTAGAAACGGTAGATATTCCTACTCTTGTAATCCATGGAACTGAAGACCAATTTATGCCAATTGAACATGGAAAGAAGCTCGTAGAAATAATACCAAATGCAAAGGGCTTGTGGATCGATGATATGGGCCATATTTTTCCATTTACCGACATGGATGAGATAATGAAAGATATTATCAGGCATTTAGAGACTGTAAAATAAACTGTGTAAAACAAAATGCCAAGGGATCGTTGGAATATCGGATTTAACAAAGTTTTAAGCAATATAGAAATATTTAGATGCTGGCCGTTAAGCGTTGGCATCTCTTTTTTTCTTTTTTTGGAAACATATCTATAGCTTTGACAACGATTCCGTCGCAAGGTGCATATACATCTGCAAGCGGATTGCCTTTGCTTTTGAACGATATGTTGAAATCTAAAAATTACTTTTTCTCTAGTATTTGAGTAGATATCTAATGAAGTTAAGTTTACAATTGTAAAGAATACTAACGTGATATTTATAAAAGTAAAGATGCGTGAAATTTAGAGGTTATGTCAATATGTCTAAATATTAGAACAAACCTAGAGGAACATCCAGATATCAATTTAAGAAGATTAGCTGATATAGAAAATTATTTTAAACAGTTGGCTGAATTACATAATAATTTATACAATATTACCAAGCAGAAACAAATGGGATTAGATGCTAAACTAAGATGGAACAATACAATTCTTAAAAGACGAGAGGAGCTCGAAAAACAACTTCTATACCATTATAATAAAGTGAAAAGTGAGACTTCAGAAATGAAGCAGCACTTAGATCAGTTAATTAGTAGTAGCAAAGGTTCATTTATTAATGAAAATATTGACTTGCAAGTAGAGTATGATGAGGAAGGAAATATTGTAGAAATACAAAGATTAAAACGGGTAAATTAAATAACGCATATGTATAGTTATGATATCTTTTGAGTCTTAACGAATATTGAAATGGGGGAGAAACATGGGTATTTGTATTACGGTTATCTTAAAAGAGGTTAGAGGATTTGACAGATCATTTCAGCTTATGTATCAACCTAATCCTATCTGGACTCAGAATGAAAATTGGATCTCAAAAGATACTAGTAGAATAGGCTTTGATTTAAATGGTAGATTTGAATAGCTTTTGAACTACTGTCAGAAAAATAATCATGTTATTTCAGATGATAAAGAGTGCGTAGTATGTTATAGAAAAGAGTTTAAAAAGTATTCGTCAGAAGAAATTAAAGGATTAATTGAAGATGTTGAGCGAAACGGTTTTAAGTACACAGTAGTCGAATACTAGAAATAAATACAATAATTAAAACAGCACCTAGATTTTAATTAAGGTGCTGTTTTAATTATAGCTATTGAGTATGCCAATAAGATAGAAAAAGCGCCTAGAAACTATTAACGTATAACAAGAAATATTGTATAATGTGATGAAAGGAGTTGGAACAAATGGACAAGAAGCAAATAGCGGAAAATCTATGTAATTCTACCGAAGCGGCAGAGATATTAAATGTTACTCGTAGTCGTGTCAATCAATTAGTTGATCAAGGCAAACTTCTACCTTTGCGAGAGTTTTCAAAAGACAAGGTGTTTTGGAAGCCTGACGTGGAAGCTCTAGCTCCAGAACTTGAAAAATTAAGAAAGAAGTATAGACCATATGAATAGATACATAATGACTCTTGAAGAATTAGAAAGATATTTAGTTATAGATGACTTCACTTTTAGTTATAAGGGCAAGGATTATTTTATTTGCCCTTTAGACGGAGTGTTTTCAACAGGCGAGTTTGATAAAGAACCTTTTGATTATAAAACTTTTGATGACCTTATCAATGATTTCCTACTCGAAGGAAAACCATTAAAAGATGTTATCGGCGATATTGAACCACATTAATAATAGTGCTTTATGCGATGTTAGGAAAAGAACTATTTTATAAGGAGAAGAAAACATGCAAATTGCACTTACTAAAAAACTATCGGAGGCCATGGGCATAAATCCTCCAGCGGTACATGAAGATGGAAATCCGCTTTTTTCTTGGACAGCAAATTGGACAAAGGTTTGGGATAATCGTAGAGTAGAGGATATGCTTGTGCTGGTTAACAATGCAACGCGCTTTACCGTTGCAATTTACCAAGTAAAGCGAAAGGATTTAAAAAATGTAGCAGAAATGATGAGAACGGCCATTTCAAATACACTTCTGTCCATGAATTTAAACCCAGATCTAGTACAGGAATATATGCAATTGGCGGGCGAGGTGGAGTTCGCGCAAAATCGTAACAGACAGACAGCGGCGTGGATAACAAAAGCGGGACAGGAATGTGCTTTTCATGTTGGGAATGAATATAATGGCATTGCAAAAATGTTTAGTGATACAGTTGGACTTTCTGCAAATTACCGCATTGTCAATTATTCTGGCAATAATTACGAGGGGTTCTACCCTTACAAATCAATGATTAATGCACTTTCTGAACTTACAGGAAAGCAAGCCTATAAATATCGTGCCTTTGAATTGATGATTACACTTGATTTGGAAGTATACAAAGCGGAGCGGAGAATTATTGTACCTGCTGATATAGAATTTACACGCTTACACAAGGTGTTGCAGTCGGTCTTTGACTGGGAGAACTGTCACTTATATGACTTTACTATCTCTGATGACAACAATGGTGTAACGGTTTCCAGACTGGTTCCATTTGAGGAGGATCTGGAGTACGATGAGAACGCTACTTTAATGAAAGGGCATACCTTATCGGAGTTTTTTCCAGAGTGCAAGCATATGATCTATACTTATGATATGGGGGATAACTGGGAACATGAAATCAAGTTTGTTCGTGTGATCGAGGAGCATGACAAGGAATCGCCCTATTTGCTAGAAGCAAGTGGTCAAACACCCCCTGAGGATGTG
Encoded here:
- a CDS encoding alpha/beta fold hydrolase — protein: MHHKKANTLKRRRRAMIIVGTIFLTILAGLTIWILIAGPKLPPETDAIIDEVLNNELPELFVGKTGVVTSDGLDIWYECISPEGQSKGTVLLNIGMGGSALDWPPKFVREFVDSGYQVIRYDQRGTGMSDWVADWDNKNPYSLVDMAGDAVAVLDSLEINEAHIVGLSMGGMISQEIAINHPDRVTTLTLMLTTGHHIDPELPGLTSRYFISSMVKGIPFLKYRIAGGEKNLIKGRIAQTISGLGYDVDIKEIAEVALYDLRKRKGFNFKGVLQHRKAVDVTPSRYEKLETVDIPTLVIHGTEDQFMPIEHGKKLVEIIPNAKGLWIDDMGHIFPFTDMDEIMKDIIRHLETVK
- a CDS encoding DNA-binding protein, producing MDKKQIAENLCNSTEAAEILNVTRSRVNQLVDQGKLLPLREFSKDKVFWKPDVEALAPELEKLRKKYRPYE
- a CDS encoding plasmid pRiA4b ORF-3 family protein; translated protein: MQIALTKKLSEAMGINPPAVHEDGNPLFSWTANWTKVWDNRRVEDMLVLVNNATRFTVAIYQVKRKDLKNVAEMMRTAISNTLLSMNLNPDLVQEYMQLAGEVEFAQNRNRQTAAWITKAGQECAFHVGNEYNGIAKMFSDTVGLSANYRIVNYSGNNYEGFYPYKSMINALSELTGKQAYKYRAFELMITLDLEVYKAERRIIVPADIEFTRLHKVLQSVFDWENCHLYDFTISDDNNGVTVSRLVPFEEDLEYDENATLMKGHTLSEFFPECKHMIYTYDMGDNWEHEIKFVRVIEEHDKESPYLLEASGQTPPEDVGGVGGFVSFREIMLNPNHPEYGEMKEWAKYWTIELVDWKSRPRVIMV